One Dermatophagoides farinae isolate YC_2012a chromosome 1, ASM2471394v1, whole genome shotgun sequence genomic region harbors:
- the l(2)34Fd gene encoding nucleolar protein 10 lethal (2) 34Fd produces the protein MQVAEVNDIKTYNLSQGKTIPEWLSDRKRRLLLKKNVDLRRRIQLIQDFDMPIVSNTVNISPDGQYIIASGVYKPRIRCFDVEQLAMKFERCLDSEVIKCIVLSEDYGKLLLLEADRWIEVHSQAGFYFRTRLPKFGRDLAYNYATCDALFVGNSSEIYRLNLSVGTFLKPFETNCLALNAISINPEHNLIVVGSQEGFVEAWDPRVRERVGTLDCALESLRNDPNKVSKIPSITSIKYRDGLTMGVGTSNGQILLYDIRANKPFLNKDHMYGLPIKTIEFLDGPLNLVATLDSKIIKLWNRNDGTPFTAIQADNDLNMLAAYPDSGMMFVANESPKILTYYIPAVGPAPKWCSFLDRITEELEESTENVIYDDYKFVTENELEELGLSDLIGTNLLRAYMHGFFIDMRLYRKALEISKPFVYEEYRKQKIKEKIDSERIDRVQITDELPKVNRSLAEKLIIAEKEHEEKKKQNKTVKYKPNPLKDNRFSALFEDPNFEIDETSDEFRLLNPVLSRLTKNDSKKSTSVDNDDEQTKPIYADIFEEDDVLNDSISSDSDEDLMFGRKNDEEEDNEDELKNEHKNFSNTDDDDDDNYVDDNRHDLEKNKLQKRTVKTKLYHLKSGKTYDDLYSHTKNDKNPNHHNDGNDQQVERQTFEQRLKLVEKENKNNRLLQGSSGGGGINGNRIMTFVPKQQRKTKTDEEQNVNNNRQIEHRKQRKKLVRKTTGLKFNKNVFG, from the coding sequence ATGCAAGTGGCCGAAGTGAATGATATTAAAACCTATAATCTTAGCCAGGGGAAAACAATTCCTGAATGGCTTTCTGATCGAAAGAGACGTCTGCTGCTCAAGAAGAATGTCGATCTTCGACGGCGAATTCAATTGATACAAGATTTCGATATGCCCATCGTTAGCAATACAGTGAATATCTCACCGGATGGACAATATATTATAGCATCGGGCGTTTACAAGCCAAGGATACGCTGTTTCGACGTTGAACAATTGGCAATGAAATTCGAAAGATGTTTGGATTCTGAAGTGATCAAATGCATTGTTCTGTCTGAAGATtatggaaaattattattattagaagcTGATCGATGGATTGAAGTTCATTCACAAGCGGGATTCTATTTTAGAACACGCCTACCGAAATTTGGTCGTGATCTTGCTTACAATTATGCTACCTGTGATGCTTTATTTGTTGGCAATAGTTCGGAGATATATCGACTTAATCTGAGTGTGGGCACATTTTTAAAACCATTCGAAACGAATTGTTTGGCATTGAATGCGATATCAATAAATCCCGAACATAATCTAATTGTTGTTGGCTCGCAAGAAGGTTTTGTCGAAGCTTGGGACCCACGAGTTCGAGAAAGAGTCGGCACATTAGATTGTGCTTTGGAAAGTCTACGAAATGATCCGAATAAAGTAAGCAAAATCCCATCAATTACTTCGATCAAATATCGCGATGGTCTAACGATGGGCGTTGGAACGTCTAATGGTCAGATATTACTATACGATATTCGTGCTAATAAACCATTCTTAAATAAAGATCACATGTATGGCCTACCGATCAAGACCATTGAATTTCTCGATGGTCCTTTGAATCTAGTTGCAACACTTGATTCtaaaataatcaaactaTGGAATCGAAATGATGGTACACCATTCACAGCTATTCAAGCTGACAATGACCTCAACATGTTAGCAGCCTATCCGGATTCGGGCATGATGTTCGTAGCGAATGAATCACCAAAAATTTTAACCTATTACATACCGGCTGTTGGACCTGCACCAAAATGGTGTTCATTTTTGGACCGTATAACCGAAGAATTAGAAGAATCAACCGAGAATgtcatttatgatgattataaattcGTTACAGAAAATGAATTAGAAGAACTTGGCCTTAGCGATTTGATCGGTACAAATCTATTGCGGGCTTATATGCATGGATTTTTTATCGATATGCGGTTATATCGTAAAGCTTTGGAAATATCCAAGCCATTTGTTTATGAAGAATAtcgcaaacaaaaaattaaagaaaaaatcgacTCAGAACGCATTGATCGTGTACAGATAACCGATGAATTGCCGAAAGTGAATCGTTCATTAGcggaaaaattaattatagCTGAAAAGGAAcatgaagagaaaaagaaacaaaataagaCTGTTAAATACAAACCTAATCCGTTGAAAGATAATCGATTCTCGGCCTTATTTGAAGATCCAAATTTcgaaattgatgaaacaagTGATGAATTTCGTCTTTTGAATCCAGTATTATCACGATTAACCAAAAacgattcaaaaaaatcaactagtgtcgataatgatgatgaacaaaccaaaccaatCTATGCCGATATATTtgaagaagatgatgttCTCAATGATAGTATTTCATCGGATTCGGATGAAGATTTAATGTTTggcagaaaaaatgatgaagaagaagataaCGAAGATGAACTAAAAAATGaacacaaaaatttttcaaatactgatgatgatgatgatgataattatgtaGATGATAACAGACACGATTTGGAGAAAAATAAACTACAAAAACGAacagtgaaaacaaaattatatcATCTAAAATCTGGTAAGACGTATGATGATCTCTATAGCCACACTaagaatgataaaaatccaaaccaccataatgatggtaatgatcaACAAGTTGAACGTCAAACATTTGAACAACGATTGAAATTGGTGGaaaaagagaataaaaataaccgATTGTTACAaggtagtagtggtggtggcggtatCAATGGGAATCGTATCATGACTTTTGTAccgaaacaacaacgaaaaacaaaaacagatgAAGAACAAAATGTTAACAACAATCGCCAAATTGAACATAGAaaacagcgaaaaaaattggtgagAAAAACTACGggattaaaattcaataagaATGTTTTTggataa